Below is a window of candidate division WOR-3 bacterium DNA.
GGGAGAAATTGCTAAGTAATTAAAATAAAAAGAAATATAAACATTAGTTAATGTGAATTAATTTGTAAGAGCTGTGTGATTTGTTTTATGGATAAAATCAAGCATTCTTTTTCCACACCTGTTTCTACAGATTAATCTACAGGTATTTCCTTAGCCCCGTGCCTGTTCCAGTTGACTGCTTAAATTATCAACAATATTGGCAAACCCTGGGTCTTTATCCTTTAGCCCTGAGACCTTTTCGATGGCATGCATGACGGTTGTGTGGTCCTTACCGCCGAAGTAATAACCGATATCTTTCAAAGAAAGGTTCAGGACATTTCTCATCAGAAACATTGCCACCTGCCGCGCAAGGGCAACCCTCTTTGTCCGCAACCGCCCTTTTAAATCCTGCACCGGGACCTGGAAATGCTCCGCAACGAGCGCGATGACGCGGTTGCCATCTATCGGCTCCTCAGGATGAACCAAATCCTTGAGCGCCTGTTCTGCCAGTTCCTTACTTACCGGTTTGCCGGTAAGGGAGTGAATAGCAATCAGGCGCACCAGCGATGCCTCAAGGGTCCTGATATTGGAGCGGACCCTGCTGGCGATGAAAAGGGCAATATCCTCCGGAAGGTTAAACCCCTCAATTTTTGCCTTCTGCAAGAGAATCGCCACCCTTGTCTCCAAATCAGGTGGCTGGATATCAACAACCAGGCCGCTGCCAAGCCGGGAGATAAGCCTCTCTTGGAGGGTTGGAATGTCTTTAGGCGGGCGGTCGCTCGTAAAAACCACCTGGGCACCCGCATCCTGCAGCGCATTGAAGGTGAAGAAAATCTCCTCCTGCAGGCTCTCCTTGCCAACAAGGTAATGGACATCATCAAGCAAAAGCAAATCAAGCCCCCGGTACTTGTCTTTAAACTCAAGCCGGGTGTTTCTGCCTATCGCCTGAATCAGCTCGAGGAAAAGGGCCTCGGCAGCAGTATAACAAAGCCGCAAACCAGGATAAAGACCCAGGGCATGATTACCAATTGCCTGAAGTAAATGGGTTTTGCCCAACCCGACACCACCGTAAATGAACAATGGGTTGTAGGTCCTGCCTAAATTCTGGGCGACACTCCGCGCCGCAGCCCAAGCAAGCCGGTTGCTCTCCCCCACAATGAAATTGTCAAAGGTGTAGCGGGTCCGCAGCCGGAACTGGCTCTGGGCAACAGGAGGAGGGCTGGGCTCGA
It encodes the following:
- the dnaA gene encoding chromosomal replication initiator protein DnaA, coding for MKNILPMAGEEVWTNVLEALKLRVNRQAFETWLLPTRLEGFTNGIVKVRVPNPFFADWLQHHYLADILLALKEVTGRDLQVEFVLPENRTKMVEKPFEPSPPPVAQSQFRLRTRYTFDNFIVGESNRLAWAAARSVAQNLGRTYNPLFIYGGVGLGKTHLLQAIGNHALGLYPGLRLCYTAAEALFLELIQAIGRNTRLEFKDKYRGLDLLLLDDVHYLVGKESLQEEIFFTFNALQDAGAQVVFTSDRPPKDIPTLQERLISRLGSGLVVDIQPPDLETRVAILLQKAKIEGFNLPEDIALFIASRVRSNIRTLEASLVRLIAIHSLTGKPVSKELAEQALKDLVHPEEPIDGNRVIALVAEHFQVPVQDLKGRLRTKRVALARQVAMFLMRNVLNLSLKDIGYYFGGKDHTTVMHAIEKVSGLKDKDPGFANIVDNLSSQLEQARG